The Actinomycetota bacterium genome includes a window with the following:
- a CDS encoding AAA family ATPase: MNKSLKKTLNFKEVPVEKLRRRCDPKSLGFKSTDELKVHKDIIGQKRAVNALRLGLDIESVGYNIFVTGLVGTGRKTAINYLLEETERIKNIPDDKLYVNNFKNPDMPRLIRLPAGKGRTLKKDMDGIVEYLLKNIPSIFESRDYQSRKKRVLESLKNKQKELINVFEEEIAEENFTLIQLQFGVFTKPAVMPLIDGKPLNFDQLKDLVEKDKFPKKELQKLKKKHSELTDKMEAVFKKMRDLEKEIQKKLKSLDSEVVTPLVEQRINDIKNKYKNDKVNEYLEEVKENILYNLDKFQKKPEEAALPFPGVSSPMEDPFLKYRVNLLVDNFGAKKAPIIFETSPTYRNLFGTIEVTPGKFGSWQTDFTKIKAGSLLRADGGFLIIEALDTLIEPGVWQALKRTLRNRKIEIQNYAPFYMISISALKPELIDCDIKVAMVGDPFLYHILYNRDEDFKKIFKVRADFDSVMDVKRESVMQYANFVKNIVTNEKLVPFNCDAVAVVVEFGMRLAGKQKKLSTQFNNIADVLREANYWAHKEKSSQVTEKHVEKAIEEKIERSRLTEEKIQEMIEEGTIMIDTKGFVVGQVNGLSVYDTGDYSFGKPARITAKTSVGGSGIINIEREAELSGRIHSKGVLILAGYLRSKYAQDKPLAMSASLCFEQSYSGVEGDSASSTEVYALLSALSDLPIRQDIAVTGSVNQKGEIQPIGGVNQKIEGFYDVCKTKKFTGTQGVMIPHQNIDDLMLRKDVINAVKQGKFHIYSVKTINHGIEILTGVKSGRRKRDGTYEVGTVNYLVDKKLREFANKWKSFKIGSEIQAGF; the protein is encoded by the coding sequence ATGAATAAATCATTGAAAAAAACATTAAATTTTAAGGAAGTTCCAGTTGAGAAGCTGAGACGGAGATGTGACCCGAAAAGCTTGGGTTTCAAATCAACTGATGAGCTTAAAGTTCACAAAGACATAATTGGTCAAAAAAGAGCTGTAAATGCTCTTCGCTTGGGTTTAGATATTGAAAGTGTAGGATATAACATATTCGTTACTGGACTTGTAGGTACTGGTAGAAAGACAGCTATAAATTACTTGTTAGAGGAGACAGAGCGTATAAAAAACATACCTGATGACAAGCTTTATGTTAATAACTTTAAAAATCCCGACATGCCAAGACTCATCAGACTGCCAGCAGGAAAGGGTAGAACTCTAAAAAAGGATATGGATGGGATTGTTGAGTATCTCTTAAAAAACATACCATCTATTTTTGAAAGTAGAGATTACCAAAGTAGAAAGAAGAGGGTTTTAGAGAGTCTAAAGAATAAGCAAAAAGAATTAATTAATGTTTTTGAAGAAGAGATTGCAGAAGAAAATTTTACCTTAATTCAATTACAGTTTGGTGTTTTCACAAAACCAGCTGTAATGCCCTTGATTGATGGTAAACCTTTAAATTTTGATCAACTAAAAGATTTGGTAGAAAAGGATAAATTTCCAAAGAAGGAATTACAGAAACTTAAGAAGAAACATTCTGAACTCACTGATAAGATGGAGGCTGTCTTCAAGAAGATGAGAGATCTTGAGAAAGAGATACAAAAAAAATTAAAATCTTTGGATAGTGAAGTCGTTACTCCCTTGGTTGAACAGCGGATTAATGATATAAAAAACAAGTACAAAAATGATAAGGTAAATGAGTATTTAGAAGAGGTAAAAGAAAATATTTTATACAATTTAGATAAATTCCAGAAGAAACCTGAAGAAGCAGCTTTACCATTTCCAGGAGTATCATCTCCTATGGAAGATCCATTTTTAAAATATCGAGTGAATCTTCTTGTTGATAATTTTGGAGCAAAAAAAGCACCAATCATTTTTGAAACTTCACCCACTTATCGCAATCTCTTTGGAACTATTGAAGTAACGCCGGGTAAATTCGGAAGCTGGCAAACTGACTTTACAAAAATAAAGGCTGGCTCCCTTCTTCGTGCTGATGGAGGTTTTTTGATTATAGAAGCCCTAGATACTTTGATAGAACCAGGAGTTTGGCAAGCACTAAAAAGAACATTAAGAAATAGAAAGATAGAGATACAAAATTATGCTCCATTCTATATGATATCAATATCAGCTTTAAAACCAGAGCTAATAGATTGTGACATAAAAGTAGCAATGGTAGGAGATCCTTTTTTATATCACATACTTTACAATCGTGATGAGGATTTTAAAAAAATATTTAAGGTGCGTGCTGATTTTGATTCAGTTATGGATGTTAAGCGTGAAAGTGTTATGCAATATGCTAACTTTGTAAAAAATATAGTTACTAATGAGAAATTAGTACCTTTTAACTGTGATGCTGTAGCAGTAGTGGTTGAATTTGGAATGAGACTCGCAGGTAAGCAGAAAAAATTATCCACTCAATTCAATAATATAGCAGATGTACTGAGAGAGGCCAATTATTGGGCTCATAAAGAAAAAAGTTCACAAGTTACTGAAAAACATGTAGAAAAAGCAATTGAAGAAAAAATCGAACGCTCTAGACTTACTGAAGAAAAAATCCAAGAGATGATAGAAGAAGGTACAATTATGATAGATACTAAAGGTTTTGTAGTGGGTCAAGTAAATGGTCTTTCAGTATATGATACAGGTGATTATTCTTTTGGTAAACCTGCAAGAATAACTGCTAAGACATCAGTTGGTGGATCAGGCATAATAAATATTGAAAGAGAGGCTGAGCTTAGTGGCAGAATTCATAGTAAAGGAGTGTTAATACTTGCAGGATATCTTCGCTCAAAATATGCTCAAGATAAACCTTTGGCAATGAGTGCAAGTCTTTGTTTTGAGCAATCATATTCAGGTGTAGAGGGTGATTCAGCTTCTTCAACTGAGGTTTATGCATTATTATCAGCTTTATCTGATTTACCAATAAGACAGGATATTGCAGTTACTGGTTCTGTCAATCAGAAAGGCGAGATACAACCTATTGGAGGGGTAAATCAGAAAATAGAGGGATTTTATGATGTATGTAAAACAAAAAAATTTACTGGAACACAAGGTGTAATGATACCACATCAGAATATTGATGATTTAATGTTGCGCAAAGATGTTATAAATGCAGTAAAGCAAGGTAAGTTTCATATCTATTCAGTAAAAACTATTAACCATGGAATTGAGATACTAACTGGGGTTAAATCAGGAAGAAGAAAGAGAGACGGTACTTATGAAGTGGGGACAGTAAATTATCTGGTAGATAAGAAGCTGAGAGAGTTTGCTAATAAATGGAAGAGTTTTAAAATAGGTAGTGAAATTCAAGCTGGTTTTTAA
- a CDS encoding transposase, with protein sequence MLIQKGFKYRLKPTKEQKQKLLQHGGNARFVYNYFLKQNIDYYNKTNKFKFYHELATSLPKLKQELPFLKKSFSQSLQMVTRHLDKALKDSFKKEKGFPSFKKKHFLNDSFTCPQTWRPSNDFVFIPKIGEVKWIKHRPLEGKPKSITISQDGNNWYCSVLCEYKIKEQEKKSDNIVGCDVGLNNFLTLSDKTIINNPKHLKKYEDKLAKEQRKLSKKQKGSKNRFKKRMKVRKIHSKIKNIRQDFLHKTSYL encoded by the coding sequence ATGCTGATTCAAAAAGGATTTAAATACAGATTAAAACCAACAAAAGAGCAAAAACAAAAGCTGTTGCAACATGGTGGTAATGCTCGGTTTGTATATAATTACTTCTTAAAACAAAACATTGATTACTACAATAAGACTAATAAGTTTAAGTTTTATCATGAATTGGCTACTTCTTTGCCAAAATTAAAACAAGAACTTCCTTTTTTAAAAAAGTCATTTTCTCAATCTCTTCAAATGGTCACTCGTCATCTTGATAAAGCATTAAAGGATAGTTTTAAAAAAGAAAAAGGCTTTCCATCTTTTAAGAAAAAACATTTTCTTAATGATAGTTTTACTTGTCCTCAAACGTGGAGACCGAGTAATGATTTTGTTTTTATACCTAAAATAGGTGAAGTAAAATGGATTAAACATAGACCACTTGAAGGCAAACCTAAATCAATCACTATTTCTCAAGATGGTAATAATTGGTATTGTTCTGTATTATGTGAATACAAAATAAAAGAACAAGAGAAAAAATCAGATAATATTGTAGGATGTGATGTTGGTTTAAATAATTTTTTAACATTATCTGATAAAACGATAATAAATAACCCCAAACATTTAAAGAAGTATGAAGATAAATTAGCAAAAGAACAAAGAAAATTAAGCAAAAAGCAAAAAGGAAGTAAAAATAGATTTAAGAAGCGAATGAAGGTTAGAAAAATTCACAGCAAGATAAAAAATATAAGACAAGATTTTCTACACAAAACATCATATTTGAT
- a CDS encoding rubrerythrin family protein has product MMELKGSKTEKNLLAAFAGESQARNKYSYFASQAKKEGYEQIAAIFQETANNEKEHAKKEFKFLKGIGDTKANLLAAAEGENHEWTSMYPEFAKVAREEGFTKIAKVFEEIAKVEKGHEKRYKKLLKNLEEGKVFKKDNTVMWKCRNCGYIYEGTEPPKICPACDHPQSYYELLSENY; this is encoded by the coding sequence ATAATGGAATTAAAGGGGAGTAAGACTGAGAAGAATCTTTTAGCTGCTTTTGCAGGAGAGTCTCAGGCACGGAATAAGTATAGCTACTTTGCTAGTCAAGCAAAAAAAGAAGGATATGAGCAGATAGCTGCTATATTCCAAGAGACAGCTAATAATGAGAAAGAGCACGCAAAAAAGGAGTTCAAGTTTTTAAAGGGAATTGGTGATACAAAGGCAAATCTACTTGCAGCAGCTGAAGGTGAAAACCATGAGTGGACTTCAATGTATCCAGAGTTTGCTAAAGTTGCTAGAGAAGAGGGATTTACAAAGATTGCAAAGGTATTTGAAGAAATCGCAAAGGTAGAAAAAGGACATGAAAAGCGATATAAAAAATTACTAAAAAATTTAGAAGAAGGAAAGGTTTTCAAGAAAGATAATACTGTGATGTGGAAATGTAGAAATTGTGGCTATATCTATGAAGGAACTGAGCCACCTAAAATATGTCCTGCTTGTGATCACCCACAAAGCTACTATGAATTACTGAGTGAGAATTACTAA